In the genome of Pseudomonadales bacterium, the window CGATTACATATTCAAGGCTTTGAGCATCTGCCAAAACAAGGCGCAAGCTTGCTGCTTGGCAACCATGTTAGCTGGATTGACTGGTTATTTATTCAATTAGCAAGCCCAAGACCGATTCATTTTGTGATCTTTAACGAATACTACGATAAAGCTTTTTTTAAACCGATCTTGCGTTTTTTTGGCGCCATTCCAATTGGCAGCGGACAAACCAAGCAGGCCATTAACGCCATCGCCGACCGTTTAAACCAGCGCGCGGTAGTGTGCTTATTTCCAGAGGGCCAGTTAACTACCGACGGGCAGATGAACGACTTTAAATCAGGTTATCAACTGGCGTTGCGCAGGTCTTCAGCCCCGGTAAAAATTATTCCGTTTTATCTTGACGGGTTATGGGGCAGCCGCTGGTCAAAAGCAACGGGCGACGCTAAAGGTAGTGGACAACTACTTTGGTTTAAGCGTCATATCACGATCCGTTTTGGACCTGCACTCACTGAAAATATAAATCCCGATGAGCTCGCGCTTACGGTGAAACAACTTGCACAAGGAACTTATGATGATTAAAGCTATTTTATTTGATTATGGTGGTGTTTATGCGTACTCACCATTCGAAGCGGTGACAGAACTTGCCGTTGAAATGCAGCTTGACGCTGACTTTCTCAAAACTATTGTATTTGGTGACATGCAGCAAGATACCAACCACCCTTGGCATCGTTTAGAGCGCGGCGAGATTAACCTTGAACAAGCGCGCGAGGGCATTATTGCAGAGGGCAAAAAACACCAGCTGGACACTGACATATATCAAATGTTTGCGCACTTTGCTAATGTCGATAAAAGCATGCGTATGTCGCTGGCCAATAAAACGTTAGAGTGGAAGCAACGTGGCTTGAAGCTGGCTATGGTGACGAATAACCTGAAAGAATTTTCGCACTGGCGCGACACCTTTCCTTATGATGTTAAAGACGTCTATGATGTTGAATACGACTCCTGCATCACCGGCAAACGCAAGCCTAATCCTGAAGTATTTCTTGAGGTGCTGGAACAACTGGAGGTCGATGCAGCAGAAGCATTATTTCTTGATGACCACCAACCCAATGTAGACGCCGCCGCTGCGGTTGGCATTCATGCTTGGCTAGTGGAAGGAGACATTGAAAACAGTATTGATTGGGTAGAGGCCCAGCTTAAGCAAGAAAGCTAAGCTAGCCAGTGGCTACTTTTGCTAGCCGTTAGCTTAGGTATTTTTGTTTTAACAGCGCCAGCTTCTCAGCATCGATATCGAGGGCCTGCTCTAAGTAGGCCGATACGCTGCCATAGCTCTGTTCAATTTGCGCTAAGCCGGCATTCAAGTAGTCCTCATCGACAGACAACAAACGCTCCAAATCTTTTGCATCAACCTCAAAT includes:
- a CDS encoding 1-acyl-sn-glycerol-3-phosphate acyltransferase; translated protein: SGEFFIILAVVALIGSLYTVKQLPHSLARILVSVVIKRRYRLHIQGFEHLPKQGASLLLGNHVSWIDWLFIQLASPRPIHFVIFNEYYDKAFFKPILRFFGAIPIGSGQTKQAINAIADRLNQRAVVCLFPEGQLTTDGQMNDFKSGYQLALRRSSAPVKIIPFYLDGLWGSRWSKATGDAKGSGQLLWFKRHITIRFGPALTENINPDELALTVKQLAQGTYDD
- a CDS encoding HAD family phosphatase is translated as MMIKAILFDYGGVYAYSPFEAVTELAVEMQLDADFLKTIVFGDMQQDTNHPWHRLERGEINLEQAREGIIAEGKKHQLDTDIYQMFAHFANVDKSMRMSLANKTLEWKQRGLKLAMVTNNLKEFSHWRDTFPYDVKDVYDVEYDSCITGKRKPNPEVFLEVLEQLEVDAAEALFLDDHQPNVDAAAAVGIHAWLVEGDIENSIDWVEAQLKQES